In one Drosophila albomicans strain 15112-1751.03 chromosome X, ASM965048v2, whole genome shotgun sequence genomic region, the following are encoded:
- the LOC117570558 gene encoding bromodomain-containing protein DDB_G0280777-like isoform X2: protein MNFSGPDMSDLRLKVDHIMNVVMPDDEVDKMVNTELPENAPFFANNLSYYPRLQQRYNNWRRSHNKFQPQQEKAAKSQQKQQKEQEQQRSSFEAELWMLLGKNIAECIKQPSGQPLVSLTTMSTMSALDVANVLLSAHLLKQKQQQQREKQKDNGMQVNCVLSHYRDHEMRSYMLKSDDLRDVLQRCEQQMWRTSIYNAMPRQEPPMTQLMQMPPRQWLPSMRSMMWRLNRNNRQHNDIATVGNGNRRHRKQLAPLPLLRKTVEASQSEVPVRELQLLRLNRELGPGSELELDTELELEIEPELEMQRVARTQPSFIYYRRNKKKLT, encoded by the exons ATGAACTTTTCTGGTCCAGATATGTCCGATTTAAGGCTGAAGGTTGAT CACATTATGAATGTTGTAATGCCTGACGATGAGGTTGACAAAATGGTGAACACCGAGCTGCCTGAGAATGCGCCCTTCTTTGCCAACAATCTGTCGTATTATCCTCGACTGCAGCAGCGCTATAATAACTGGCGTCGTAGTCACAACAAATTTCAG CCACAGCAAGAGAAGGCTGCAAAAtcgcagcagaagcagcagaaggagcaggagcaacaaAGGTCGAGCTTCGAGGCTGAATTGTGGATGCTATTGGGCAAAAACATTGCCGAGTGCATCAAGCAACCGAGTGGCCAACCGCTTGTCTCGCTGACCACAATGTCCACCATGTCCGCTCTTGATGTGGCCAACGTGCTGCTCTCAGCCCATTtgctaaagcaaaagcagcagcagcagagggaGAAGCAAAAGGACAATGGCATGCAGGTGAACTGTGTGCTCAGTCATTATCGTGATCACGAGATGCGCAGCTATATGCTGAAGAGCGATGATCTGCGCGATGTCCTGCAACGTTGCGAGCAGCAAATGTGGCGCACGTCCATCTACAATGCGATGCCACGTCAGGAGCCGCCCATGACGCAGCTCATGCAGATGCCACCGCGTCAGTGGCTGCCATCGATGCGTTCCATGATGTGGCGTCTCAATCGCAACAACCGTCAGCACAATGACATTGCGACAGTTGGCAACGGCAATCGACGCCATCGCAAGCAGTTGGCACCTTTGCCACTGCTTAGGAAGACCGTCGAGGCATCGCAATCCGAGGTGCCAGTGCGTGAGTTGCAGCTGCTACGGCTCAATCGTGAGCTGGGCCCGGGctcggagttggagttggacaCCGAACTGGAGCTCGAAATAGAGCCGGAACTTGAAATGCAGCGTGTGGCCCGCACACAGCCATCCTTCATCTATTACAGGCGCAATAAGAAGAAGCTTACATGA
- the LOC117570558 gene encoding bromodomain-containing protein DDB_G0280777-like isoform X1 produces the protein MNFSGPDMSDLRLKVDHIMNVVMPDDEVDKMVNTELPENAPFFANNLSYYPRLQQRYNNWRRSHNKFQQPQQEKAAKSQQKQQKEQEQQRSSFEAELWMLLGKNIAECIKQPSGQPLVSLTTMSTMSALDVANVLLSAHLLKQKQQQQREKQKDNGMQVNCVLSHYRDHEMRSYMLKSDDLRDVLQRCEQQMWRTSIYNAMPRQEPPMTQLMQMPPRQWLPSMRSMMWRLNRNNRQHNDIATVGNGNRRHRKQLAPLPLLRKTVEASQSEVPVRELQLLRLNRELGPGSELELDTELELEIEPELEMQRVARTQPSFIYYRRNKKKLT, from the exons ATGAACTTTTCTGGTCCAGATATGTCCGATTTAAGGCTGAAGGTTGAT CACATTATGAATGTTGTAATGCCTGACGATGAGGTTGACAAAATGGTGAACACCGAGCTGCCTGAGAATGCGCCCTTCTTTGCCAACAATCTGTCGTATTATCCTCGACTGCAGCAGCGCTATAATAACTGGCGTCGTAGTCACAACAAATTTCAG CAGCCACAGCAAGAGAAGGCTGCAAAAtcgcagcagaagcagcagaaggagcaggagcaacaaAGGTCGAGCTTCGAGGCTGAATTGTGGATGCTATTGGGCAAAAACATTGCCGAGTGCATCAAGCAACCGAGTGGCCAACCGCTTGTCTCGCTGACCACAATGTCCACCATGTCCGCTCTTGATGTGGCCAACGTGCTGCTCTCAGCCCATTtgctaaagcaaaagcagcagcagcagagggaGAAGCAAAAGGACAATGGCATGCAGGTGAACTGTGTGCTCAGTCATTATCGTGATCACGAGATGCGCAGCTATATGCTGAAGAGCGATGATCTGCGCGATGTCCTGCAACGTTGCGAGCAGCAAATGTGGCGCACGTCCATCTACAATGCGATGCCACGTCAGGAGCCGCCCATGACGCAGCTCATGCAGATGCCACCGCGTCAGTGGCTGCCATCGATGCGTTCCATGATGTGGCGTCTCAATCGCAACAACCGTCAGCACAATGACATTGCGACAGTTGGCAACGGCAATCGACGCCATCGCAAGCAGTTGGCACCTTTGCCACTGCTTAGGAAGACCGTCGAGGCATCGCAATCCGAGGTGCCAGTGCGTGAGTTGCAGCTGCTACGGCTCAATCGTGAGCTGGGCCCGGGctcggagttggagttggacaCCGAACTGGAGCTCGAAATAGAGCCGGAACTTGAAATGCAGCGTGTGGCCCGCACACAGCCATCCTTCATCTATTACAGGCGCAATAAGAAGAAGCTTACATGA